A genome region from Ptiloglossa arizonensis isolate GNS036 chromosome 4, iyPtiAriz1_principal, whole genome shotgun sequence includes the following:
- the Dbp73d gene encoding putative ATP-dependent RNA helicase Dbp73D, with protein sequence MNLFVINRYEGEKEEEKRNERKHLSELLKRIEERKREKVNDLKAINEPEQKKKKQRKEKVEEKSTQDISTTKDTIQNNVELQCATKGRAAQQKWHKKRERIKNIKIDENYMQHGTTKTENEILQNETMDNEEDEISNKIIGSKNIQEQPKNFIILGAKIKRKSQNVKRVLPEWLANPTIISSDLNCGPRLEEIDSMLDVKMVEVLKSNGINKLFPVQASMMSWLLKCNNDRQQGWWLRDTCVSAPTGSGKTLAYVIPIVQILQSRLVPKIRCLIVVPAQELAAQVYKVMITYTSHTNLKVGLISGASSIQEEQDNMFKKYVGRERVSVIDIIVATPRRLVDHILKTPGFSLDDLRFLVIDEADRATDWLEYLPEHHYYVPRLTLFNIHNSKVPAQKLLFSATLSQDPEKLSHLGLFKPILFTSVLVSSKDENVNLDKKVQDFIGRYTSPKELTELAVECIAEYKPVGVYQILIRNNMLPKTLIFTNSGETAHRLTLLLQSFLSEKNIIVGELSAQLMSKQRENIIGKFAAGEIQVLVSSDALARGVDIPNVQLVISYDLPKHIKGYIHRAGRTGRAGKPGTAVSILTSKQVGIFKHMLSNAHKAVPDIEKLKLDSIANTISYLNHVEKLKEHLKREKQNNLQRMKVVKRIQSVIVE encoded by the exons ATGaatttattcgtaataaataG GTATGAGGgtgaaaaagaagaggaaaagagaaacgaaaggaaacatCTATCTGaattattaaaaagaatagAAGAGCGTAAACGAGAAAAGGTAAATGATCTTAAAGCCATAAATGAACCtgaacaaaagaaaaagaaacaaagaaaagaaaaagttgaaGAAAAATCAACACAAGATATTTCTACTACTAAAGATACCATACAAAATAATGTTGAACTACAATGTGCAACAAAAGGCAGAGCAGCTCAGCAGAAATGGCacaaaaagagagaaaggataaagaatattaaaattgatgAGAACTATATGCAACATGGAACTACTAAAActgagaatgaaattttacaaaatgaaacTATGGATAATGAAGAAGATGAAATATCTAATAAAATAATAGGTTCAAAAAATATACAAGAACAAcctaaaaattttataattttgggTGCTAAAATTAAAAGGAAATCTCAGAATGTTAAGAGAGTACTACCAGAATGGTTGGCAAATCCAACAATTATATCAAGTGATTTAAATTGTGGTCCAAGATTAGAAGAAATTGATTCAATGTTAGATGTTAAAATGGTTGAAGTTTTAAAAAGTAATGGTATCAATAAATTATTTCCTGTTCAAGCTAGTATGATGTCTTGGCTATTAAAGTGTAATAATGATAGGCAGCAGGGATGGTGGTTACGTGATACATGCGTATCAGCTCCCACTGGTAGTG GTAAGACTTTGGCGTATGTTATACCAATTGTGCAAATATTACAATCTCGGTTGGTGCCAAAAATACGTTGTTTAATTGTTGTGCCAGCACAAGAATTGGCTGCACAAGTTTATAAGGTGATGATTACTTACACATCTCATACAAACCTTAAAGTTGGtttaatttctggtgcatcttcAATTCAAGAAGAACAAGATAATATGTTTAAAAAGT ATGTAGGAAGAGAGCGTGTATCTGTAATAGATATTATTGTTGCTACACCTAGACGTCTAGTTGATCATATATTAAAAACACCAGGATTTTCCTTAGATGATTTGAGATTTCTTGTTATTGACGAAGCAGACAGAGCTACTGATTGGTTAGAATATCTTCCTGAGCATCATTATTATGTTCCACGATTAACACTCTTCAACATACACAACAG TAAAGTTCCAGCGCAAAAACTGTTATTCAGTGCAACCTTATCTCAAGATCCAGAAAAATTGAGCCATCTTGGACTTTTTAAACCAATACTGTTTACATCTGTCTTAGTGTCGAGTAAAGATGAGAATGTAAACTTAGATAAGAAAGTGCAGGATTTTATAGGTCGTTATACAAGTCCTAAAGAACTAACAGAACTTGCAGTAGAATGCATAGCAGAGTATAAACCAGTTGGTGTGTACCAAATATTGATTAGGAATAATATGCTCCCTAAAACATTAATATTCACAAATTCTGGAGAGACTGCTCATAGATTGACTCTTTTGCTTCAATCGTTTTTATCTGAAAAGAATATAATAGTTGGAGAGCTTTCAGCACAACTTATGTCAAAACAACGTGAAAATATAATTGGAAAATTTGCTGCTGGAGAAATTCAAGT acTTGTGAGTTCAGATGCATTAGCAAGAGGTGTGGATATTCCAAATGTGCAATTAGTTATATCATATGATCTTCCTAAGCATATTAAAGGATATATTCACAGAGCAGGAAGAACAGGACGTGCGGGTAAACCTGGAACAGCAGTATCTATTCTTACATCTAAACAAGTGGGAATATTTAAACACATGTTAAGTAATGCTCATAAAGCAGTGCCagatatagaaaaattaaagtTAGATTCTATTGCAAATACAATCAGTTACTTGAATCATGTAGAAAAATTAAAGGAACATCTTaaaagagagaaacaaaataatttacagCGTATGAAAGTTGTTAAACGAATACAATCAGTAATTGTAGAATGA